The Caproicibacterium lactatifermentans genome contains a region encoding:
- the dhaK gene encoding dihydroxyacetone kinase subunit DhaK — MKKFINDVNNVEEEMIEGMVKAYPQYLKRVEGTNVLVRAEKKTNKVALISGGGSGHEPAHAGYVGRGMLDAAVPGPVFTSPTPDQILAGIHEVATEQGVLMVVKNYTGDVMNFEMAEEMAQSEGISVKHVVTNDDVAVKNSSFTVGRRGVAGTVFVHKIAGAKAEAGGSLDEVQTIAQKVIDNVRTMGVAINPCTVPASGKPGFTLDENEMEVGIGIHGEPGTHREGIKPANEIVDIVLDKILADIDYSGTDVAVMVNGSGGTPLMELFVLNNHVQDVLQKKGIHVYRAFVGNYMTSIEMQGFSLSLLRLDDEMKKLLDAPADTPSFKVLG, encoded by the coding sequence ATGAAAAAGTTCATCAATGACGTGAACAATGTAGAAGAAGAAATGATTGAGGGTATGGTCAAAGCTTATCCTCAGTATCTCAAAAGAGTAGAAGGCACAAACGTGCTTGTCCGTGCAGAAAAAAAGACCAATAAAGTTGCCCTTATCTCGGGCGGCGGCAGCGGCCATGAACCGGCGCACGCAGGCTACGTTGGGCGCGGAATGCTAGACGCGGCTGTCCCTGGTCCGGTATTCACTTCCCCTACCCCCGACCAAATTTTGGCCGGCATTCATGAAGTTGCAACAGAGCAGGGCGTTCTGATGGTTGTTAAAAACTACACCGGCGACGTCATGAATTTTGAGATGGCGGAAGAAATGGCCCAAAGTGAGGGCATTTCTGTAAAGCATGTGGTCACCAATGATGACGTGGCCGTTAAGAACTCCTCGTTTACCGTGGGGCGCCGCGGCGTGGCGGGTACGGTATTCGTACACAAAATTGCCGGTGCAAAGGCGGAGGCAGGCGGCTCCCTCGATGAAGTGCAGACGATTGCCCAAAAGGTTATCGACAACGTCCGCACCATGGGTGTTGCCATCAATCCGTGCACAGTGCCTGCTTCCGGCAAGCCGGGCTTTACTCTCGATGAAAACGAAATGGAAGTTGGTATTGGAATTCATGGGGAACCCGGCACACACCGTGAAGGAATCAAACCTGCGAACGAGATTGTGGACATCGTGCTGGATAAAATTCTGGCTGATATCGACTACTCTGGCACAGACGTGGCTGTCATGGTCAATGGTTCCGGTGGAACGCCACTTATGGAACTGTTCGTTCTCAACAATCATGTGCAGGACGTCCTGCAAAAGAAGGGCATTCATGTATACCGGGCTTTTGTCGGGAACTATATGACCTCTATTGAAATGCAGGGATTCTCGCTTTCTCTCTTGCGTCTGGATGATGAAATGAAGAAACTGCTGGACGCTCCGGCAGACACCCCTTCGTTTAAAGTGCTTGGGTAG
- the dhaL gene encoding dihydroxyacetone kinase subunit DhaL, with amino-acid sequence MTDSKTVLKVISAVSTKIKEKEDYLTELDKPIGDSDHGINMARGFTAVDAKLPLLEDKDIGTILKTVGMTLVSTVGGASGPLYGTAFMRAGMAVGSKTEISTDDFLNLMDAAAAGVKQRGHAEPEDATMLDAIIPALDAMKKAAEAGKTPKEMLTLGTAAAKKGAAHTAGLVAKKGRASYLGERGIGHIDPGAASFALMVEAATETIV; translated from the coding sequence ATGACAGATTCAAAAACAGTCTTAAAAGTTATCAGTGCTGTCAGCACAAAAATAAAAGAAAAAGAAGATTACCTGACAGAACTGGACAAGCCCATCGGTGACAGTGACCACGGCATTAATATGGCACGCGGGTTCACAGCCGTCGACGCCAAGCTGCCCTTGCTGGAGGACAAAGATATTGGAACAATCTTGAAAACAGTGGGCATGACACTGGTTTCAACTGTCGGCGGGGCCTCTGGTCCCCTTTACGGCACCGCATTCATGCGCGCCGGTATGGCTGTTGGCAGCAAAACGGAAATCAGTACGGATGATTTTTTAAATCTCATGGACGCTGCAGCAGCCGGTGTCAAACAGCGCGGCCATGCAGAACCGGAAGATGCCACGATGCTGGACGCCATAATTCCCGCACTGGATGCCATGAAAAAAGCTGCCGAAGCGGGAAAAACGCCTAAAGAAATGCTCACGCTCGGCACAGCAGCAGCCAAAAAAGGCGCTGCACACACTGCCGGCCTAGTTGCAAAAAAGGGACGCGCCAGCTACCTGGGGGAGCGCGGCATTGGTCACATAGACCCCGGTGCAGCCTCCTTTGCCCTGATGGTGGAAGCAGCAACAGAAACGATTGTGTAA
- the dhaM gene encoding dihydroxyacetone kinase phosphoryl donor subunit DhaM has protein sequence MIGIVIVSHSSNLAKSVIELASMMAPDAKMAPAGGLENGALGTSFEKIQHAIESVYSDDGVLVLVDMGSAVMTTQMVLEMMPDKKVEMADCPLVEGAVLAAMDAVGNMPMEEIQKDLTSVRTAKKF, from the coding sequence TTGATAGGAATTGTAATTGTATCCCACAGCAGCAATCTGGCAAAAAGTGTAATAGAGCTTGCTTCTATGATGGCACCGGACGCCAAAATGGCGCCGGCCGGCGGTTTGGAAAACGGTGCACTGGGCACCAGTTTTGAAAAAATTCAGCATGCAATCGAATCAGTTTACTCGGACGATGGCGTTCTTGTCCTGGTGGATATGGGAAGCGCCGTTATGACAACACAAATGGTGCTTGAAATGATGCCGGACAAAAAGGTTGAAATGGCTGACTGTCCGCTGGTAGAAGGCGCCGTGCTCGCCGCAATGGACGCTGTCGGCAATATGCCCATGGAAGAAATTCAAAAAGACCTTACCTCAGTCAGAACCGCAAAAAAGTTCTAA
- a CDS encoding DegV family protein, which yields MDSSYQIITDATCDLPVDLVKKLGLAVIPMPFMMDGKEYYQYSDNHDFPSHDFYDALRAGKWVTTSQITAADYVDAFRPYLEAGKDILYIAFSSGLSGTWQRAYEAMEALRKEYPQRCIEGVDSLTATLGEGLLVYLACCKQQQENLSLHELKAWTEVYRFCVSGWFMVDDLNHLKRGGRVNAAAALVGSMLGIKPILQINQEGKLIVREKARGRRNAILNLLNKMETRFTKDTSLQTVFIVHADCAADAKAVEKEVHARFKPSHIFVNSLGPVIGAHTGPDAMAIFYMAKDRE from the coding sequence ATGGACAGTTCTTATCAGATTATTACCGACGCAACCTGCGACCTGCCTGTCGACTTGGTCAAGAAGCTGGGGTTGGCCGTTATTCCCATGCCTTTTATGATGGACGGCAAAGAATATTACCAGTATTCGGATAACCATGATTTTCCCTCGCATGACTTCTACGATGCCCTGCGCGCCGGAAAATGGGTGACTACTTCACAGATTACCGCAGCCGATTATGTGGACGCGTTTCGCCCCTATCTGGAAGCGGGAAAGGATATTTTATACATTGCTTTTTCCAGCGGTCTGTCCGGCACGTGGCAGCGCGCCTATGAGGCAATGGAGGCGCTACGCAAAGAGTACCCCCAGCGCTGTATAGAAGGTGTGGACAGCCTAACCGCCACACTGGGAGAAGGTTTGCTGGTATATCTTGCCTGCTGCAAACAGCAGCAGGAGAACTTGAGCCTGCATGAACTGAAAGCATGGACAGAGGTGTACCGTTTCTGTGTTTCCGGATGGTTCATGGTAGATGATTTGAACCATTTGAAACGCGGCGGGCGCGTAAATGCCGCTGCGGCACTGGTCGGCTCTATGCTCGGCATTAAACCGATTCTGCAAATCAACCAGGAAGGCAAACTGATTGTTCGGGAAAAAGCCCGCGGCCGCCGCAATGCCATTTTGAACCTGCTGAACAAAATGGAAACTCGCTTTACAAAAGACACTTCTCTGCAAACCGTTTTCATCGTTCATGCGGACTGTGCGGCAGATGCAAAGGCAGTTGAAAAAGAAGTACATGCCCGCTTTAAGCCGTCTCATATTTTTGTCAATTCACTGGGACCTGTCATCGGCGCACATACCGGCCCTGATGCCATGGCGATTTTTTACATGGCAAAAGACCGCGAATAA
- a CDS encoding IS3 family transposase has protein sequence MECLGFGRGTPRQKAQVIWELRHKHKISLLIEVSGLPRSTYYYYAKRRMQPDKYSEIKEQITEIYHENKGRYGYRRITDVLHSRGYCINHKTVQRLMKQLGLVCRVRIKKYRSYKGEVGKIAPNLLKRDFEATTPNQKWVTDVTEFSLFGQKVYLSPILDLCSRDIVSYTISDRPVLSMVTEMLDKAFEKIPDGTQLILHSDQGWQYQHKRYRKVLAEKGIQQSMSRKGNCLDNAVMENFFGLLKSELLYLQEFDSIDQFKDELVNYLDYYNNRRIKAKLKGLPPALHRQQALSVA, from the coding sequence ATTGAATGCCTTGGTTTTGGAAGAGGAACGCCGCGACAAAAGGCGCAAGTGATCTGGGAACTAAGGCATAAACACAAGATTTCACTACTAATTGAAGTATCCGGTTTGCCGCGATCAACCTATTACTACTATGCCAAGCGTAGAATGCAACCGGATAAATACAGCGAAATCAAAGAACAGATCACTGAAATCTACCATGAAAACAAGGGGCGCTATGGTTATCGCCGTATCACAGATGTTCTGCACAGTAGAGGATACTGCATCAATCACAAAACCGTCCAGAGGTTAATGAAGCAGCTTGGACTCGTATGCCGAGTGAGAATAAAGAAATATCGTTCTTACAAGGGTGAGGTGGGTAAAATTGCTCCAAATCTGCTGAAACGGGACTTTGAAGCAACGACACCAAATCAGAAATGGGTAACCGATGTGACCGAATTTAGCCTGTTCGGGCAGAAAGTGTATTTGTCACCGATTCTGGATTTGTGCAGCAGGGATATTGTCAGCTACACCATTTCGGACAGGCCGGTTTTGTCGATGGTAACGGAAATGCTGGACAAAGCATTTGAGAAAATTCCCGATGGTACACAACTTATTCTCCACTCCGATCAAGGCTGGCAGTACCAACACAAGCGGTATCGAAAAGTGCTTGCCGAGAAAGGAATTCAACAAAGCATGAGCCGCAAAGGGAACTGCCTTGATAACGCTGTAATGGAAAATTTCTTTGGCTTGCTTAAAAGTGAACTGCTGTATTTGCAGGAATTCGACTCAATCGACCAGTTCAAGGACGAACTCGTAAACTATCTGGATTACTACAACAACCGCCGTATCAAAGCAAAACTTAAGGGTTTGCCGCCCGCTTTACATAGGCAACAAGCCCTTTCGGTTGCTTGA
- a CDS encoding helix-turn-helix domain-containing protein, with product MPKGKAKKRYTGEFKQQVVEAMQTEKLSYSEAARQFHVSDHKSVAQWERIYLEEGPEGLYVERRGRASAASGTQKERNPKLNKKVEEDLIAENQRLRAEVDYLKKLNALVLEEERRDKRRK from the coding sequence ATGCCAAAAGGTAAAGCAAAGAAACGATACACAGGAGAATTCAAACAGCAGGTTGTAGAAGCTATGCAAACAGAGAAACTCAGTTACAGTGAAGCAGCGCGGCAGTTTCACGTGTCTGACCATAAAAGCGTTGCTCAATGGGAACGAATTTATCTGGAAGAAGGACCAGAAGGGCTATATGTGGAACGCCGTGGTCGAGCCAGTGCTGCAAGCGGCACTCAGAAAGAACGCAACCCAAAGCTGAACAAAAAGGTAGAAGAAGATTTGATTGCAGAAAACCAACGGTTGCGTGCAGAGGTAGATTACTTAAAAAAATTGAATGCCTTGGTTTTGGAAGAGGAACGCCGCGACAAAAGGCGCAAGTGA
- a CDS encoding peptidoglycan-binding protein, translated as MFKRITGALLCAALTLTAFAGCSLSPATVTSQESSVKDWPATVNGVTLKSEPTGVAVVSPNLADVVLSLGYDVKLKAKSKDCTQQALATLTNVTVNDVQTIKSKGVSLVLTDAKPTEAQQSALDNAGVQVIAIPAVQSRAKLQTLYTTVGTAMKGAETGAQCGKKAAQSALMTIDSVTRLVPKSKTVTTGVYLYDAAGGAATGDTMAGSLLTAAGITNVAGGSKNSKMDITALKTVNPSLIFCPKGLKSTLSKTEGYKDLQAVQSGKVYEMDPLLMKTEGENMITAVTYMAGIAYPSLLKTNSAADGAASSASSDSVIPNSTIPAGTTLQSGDQGDNVKAMQNRLKELGYLFVNPTGLYGDGTVQSVQDFQLYNNLDTTGIADSKTLTKMFSKDAAVSPESNSGSTDDSGDTDNAG; from the coding sequence ATGTTTAAACGAATAACAGGCGCGCTGCTTTGTGCGGCCCTGACGCTGACGGCTTTTGCGGGCTGCAGCCTTTCACCGGCCACGGTCACTTCACAGGAGTCCAGCGTAAAAGATTGGCCCGCCACTGTAAATGGGGTTACGCTGAAGAGTGAACCGACAGGGGTAGCGGTCGTTTCGCCGAACCTTGCGGATGTCGTTTTATCCCTAGGCTATGATGTAAAACTGAAGGCGAAAAGCAAGGACTGCACCCAGCAGGCCCTCGCTACACTGACCAATGTCACAGTGAATGATGTACAGACAATCAAAAGCAAAGGCGTTTCTTTGGTCCTGACGGATGCCAAGCCGACAGAGGCACAGCAGAGTGCGCTGGATAATGCCGGTGTACAGGTCATCGCGATTCCGGCGGTACAGAGCCGAGCTAAACTGCAGACATTATACACAACTGTCGGTACTGCGATGAAGGGCGCTGAAACCGGTGCCCAGTGCGGCAAAAAGGCAGCGCAGAGTGCCTTGATGACCATTGATTCGGTTACACGGCTGGTGCCAAAATCTAAGACCGTGACGACCGGTGTTTATTTGTATGATGCGGCCGGCGGTGCGGCAACAGGAGATACAATGGCCGGTTCACTGCTAACGGCTGCCGGAATTACCAACGTGGCCGGCGGAAGCAAAAACAGCAAGATGGATATTACCGCGCTGAAAACCGTGAATCCCAGTTTGATTTTCTGCCCGAAAGGCCTGAAAAGCACGCTGAGCAAAACAGAAGGCTACAAGGATCTGCAGGCAGTACAAAGTGGAAAAGTCTATGAGATGGACCCGCTGCTGATGAAAACAGAGGGTGAGAACATGATTACAGCGGTTACATATATGGCTGGTATTGCTTATCCGTCTCTGCTGAAAACAAACTCAGCCGCGGACGGTGCCGCTTCCTCCGCTTCCAGTGATTCGGTCATTCCCAACAGTACAATTCCCGCTGGAACGACACTGCAGTCAGGTGACCAAGGCGACAATGTCAAGGCCATGCAGAACCGGCTGAAGGAACTTGGCTATTTGTTTGTCAACCCGACTGGCCTTTATGGTGACGGTACCGTACAGAGCGTACAGGATTTTCAGCTGTACAACAATCTGGATACAACCGGAATAGCCGACAGCAAGACGCTGACGAAAATGTTTTCCAAAGACGCCGCGGTCTCGCCGGAAAGTAATTCTGGCTCCACGGATGACAGCGGAGATACAGACAATGCCGGTTAA
- a CDS encoding ATP-binding protein gives MNLMKRAAEAMASLSIYRSILNRTVPSALYRLLWADDRETFLRAWGDFFAALCERESSEHFAEHLTSTALYDENGFSLDAAAGKTSFAPSMIAAVQRDLQIILRLSQMTPDDLLGSCGFADLPPLPRWKCGEPVKLLSGTPSEYLPRMAEYYRRNGCGIYARYRAFIWRDKKILPVAHPDPQRMEDLKGYEVQRGMAIENTVAFLKNLPANNCLLYGDRGTGKSSTVKALLNTFYKDGLRVIEMPKEYLMDFPYLVDQIATVPMHFIIFIDDLSFSRQDGTYAALKSVLQGGLAANPSNSLIYATSNRRHLLRESFSEREGDDVHRNDTVQESLSLADRFGLTINFTNPDKARFLEIVDKLAHQRGLDSCMEQLEAGAERWATVHGGRSPRVAQQYLRAAEAKVNLGESLQDL, from the coding sequence ATGAATTTAATGAAACGTGCTGCAGAGGCAATGGCTTCCCTTTCCATATACCGCAGTATCCTAAATCGTACCGTACCATCAGCTCTTTATCGTCTGCTGTGGGCAGATGACCGGGAAACTTTTCTGCGTGCATGGGGCGACTTCTTTGCAGCCCTGTGCGAACGGGAAAGCAGCGAACATTTTGCCGAACATCTGACCAGTACCGCACTATATGATGAAAACGGCTTTTCTTTGGATGCGGCTGCAGGCAAGACCAGCTTCGCCCCCTCTATGATAGCTGCGGTACAGCGTGACCTGCAGATTATCCTGCGCCTGTCCCAGATGACGCCGGATGACCTGCTTGGCAGCTGCGGCTTTGCAGACCTGCCGCCGCTGCCGCGCTGGAAATGCGGCGAACCGGTGAAACTGCTTTCCGGTACACCGAGCGAATATCTTCCGCGTATGGCGGAATATTATCGCCGGAATGGGTGCGGTATTTACGCCCGTTACCGCGCGTTTATCTGGCGGGACAAAAAAATTCTGCCGGTCGCGCATCCGGACCCGCAGCGTATGGAAGACCTGAAAGGGTATGAGGTACAGCGGGGCATGGCCATTGAAAACACAGTGGCCTTTTTGAAAAACCTGCCGGCAAACAACTGCCTGCTATATGGCGACCGCGGCACCGGAAAATCCTCCACAGTGAAGGCACTGCTAAATACATTTTATAAAGACGGCCTGCGTGTCATTGAAATGCCCAAAGAATACCTGATGGATTTTCCGTATTTGGTGGACCAGATTGCCACAGTACCCATGCATTTCATCATTTTCATCGATGACCTTTCTTTTTCCCGGCAGGACGGCACCTATGCGGCGCTGAAATCTGTTTTGCAGGGCGGTCTGGCGGCCAATCCGTCCAATTCCCTGATTTATGCGACTTCTAACCGCCGCCATCTGCTGAGAGAGAGCTTTTCAGAAAGGGAAGGCGATGACGTTCACCGCAACGATACAGTGCAGGAGTCGCTGTCCCTTGCAGACCGTTTCGGTCTGACCATCAATTTTACCAATCCGGACAAAGCACGTTTTCTGGAAATTGTGGACAAGCTTGCCCATCAGCGCGGGCTGGATAGCTGCATGGAGCAGCTGGAGGCGGGTGCCGAACGCTGGGCCACGGTCCATGGCGGACGTTCCCCCCGTGTGGCACAGCAGTATCTGCGCGCCGCAGAGGCAAAAGTGAATCTGGGAGAGTCTCTGCAGGATTTGTGA
- the pgmB gene encoding beta-phosphoglucomutase, whose translation MKQYQGIIFDLDGVICHTDAYHYLAWKKLADHLGIYFDKQINNRLRGISRMESLDIILENSKNVYTDAEKYEFAKEKNEYYRQLLMQMSPVDLSADVKNTLDVLRKIGCKLAIGSSSKNAKYILERIGLGYYFDAVVDGNEIQHSKPDPEVFLLAAQRLGLVPSTCLVVEDAEAGIDAAVRGGFDAAGLGDARVSSLAKYQLIQFDELVGIVSRKQ comes from the coding sequence TTGAAACAGTATCAGGGTATTATTTTTGATTTGGACGGTGTCATTTGCCATACGGACGCTTATCACTATTTAGCTTGGAAAAAGCTTGCGGATCATCTGGGCATTTATTTTGACAAACAGATCAATAACCGTCTGCGCGGAATAAGCCGCATGGAAAGTCTGGATATTATACTGGAAAACAGTAAAAACGTTTATACCGATGCTGAGAAATACGAATTTGCAAAGGAAAAGAATGAATATTACCGTCAGTTACTGATGCAGATGTCACCTGTTGACCTTTCTGCGGATGTAAAGAACACGCTGGATGTCCTACGGAAAATTGGCTGTAAACTTGCAATCGGTTCATCCAGTAAAAACGCCAAGTACATATTGGAACGAATTGGCCTCGGTTATTACTTTGACGCTGTTGTGGACGGCAATGAAATTCAACACTCAAAACCGGATCCGGAGGTTTTTCTGCTTGCGGCGCAACGGTTGGGACTTGTTCCAAGTACCTGCCTTGTGGTGGAAGACGCGGAAGCAGGAATTGACGCGGCAGTTCGTGGTGGTTTTGATGCTGCCGGCCTGGGCGATGCCCGGGTATCCTCATTAGCCAAATACCAACTAATTCAATTTGACGAATTAGTTGGTATTGTTAGCCGGAAACAGTAA
- a CDS encoding TIM-barrel domain-containing protein, with protein sequence MKRITFSKEKTFLDFSFCGHRAQLQWGTENDVGILIVSLPYDAAYGMGEKYNSFNQKGHYVANCVEEQFCHQEDKTYCSAPFFLTNTGFGLYVETNCKTIFDFGEKIVISMPIDAVVVLFDGTPETIISEYMSLFGPAKLPPKWAFGPWISANHWDTQEKVEEQISKLNRYHFPATTLVLEAWSDEATFYIFNGAKYTPVHGSEALDYFDFDFSDSPWSNPRSMIENLHNSGFHLVLWQIPVYKKQGLDEPINAQNENDRAFAVEDRLCVQTDRGLPYEIPKGHWFSGSMIPDFTNSETRRVWFSKRQYLLDIGVDGFKTDGGEFIYRTDLHFKDGSTGAQMKNRYSQSYTTAYTEFLGENHVLFSRAGYTGQHTTPILWAGDQQSENNELKSVLRAGLSAAMTGVPFWGFDIAGFSGPMPTLDLYRRATQLACFCPVMQWHSEPDGGQFRELMPSASGNNERSPWNLAVVYKSPDFIDEMRFWHNLRMNLLPYLFSTALDCVQQNRPMIRPLAYVFPDEQAASGIEDEFLLGESLLVAPLLEENAQCRSVYLPNGVWYNLFTNEKKLGGQTVNAICPTHSLPVYLRAGHGIALNLDDSQKLGSSVGNGVDSYHNLNFLLAGETGTLRFHDDLGNDFTLTWNASGWKKSGRSICPFTVRMID encoded by the coding sequence ATGAAAAGAATCACATTTTCTAAAGAAAAGACCTTTCTGGATTTTTCATTTTGTGGCCACAGAGCTCAGCTCCAGTGGGGTACAGAAAACGACGTGGGCATTCTAATCGTTTCTCTTCCCTATGATGCCGCCTACGGAATGGGGGAAAAATACAACTCTTTCAATCAAAAAGGACACTATGTGGCTAACTGTGTAGAAGAGCAGTTCTGCCACCAAGAAGATAAAACATACTGTTCTGCTCCGTTTTTCTTGACGAACACAGGGTTTGGCCTGTATGTCGAAACAAATTGTAAAACAATATTCGATTTTGGTGAGAAAATTGTTATTTCCATGCCTATTGATGCTGTTGTCGTACTTTTCGATGGTACGCCGGAAACTATAATTTCAGAGTATATGTCTCTTTTCGGTCCGGCCAAATTACCGCCGAAATGGGCTTTTGGGCCTTGGATTTCCGCCAATCACTGGGATACGCAGGAAAAAGTGGAAGAACAGATTTCAAAACTAAACCGTTATCATTTTCCCGCCACCACGCTGGTGCTGGAAGCTTGGAGCGATGAAGCCACTTTTTATATTTTTAATGGCGCAAAATATACTCCTGTCCATGGAAGCGAAGCGCTCGATTATTTTGATTTTGATTTTTCTGACAGTCCATGGTCCAATCCCCGCAGCATGATTGAGAATCTTCATAACAGCGGGTTTCATCTTGTCCTATGGCAAATTCCGGTCTATAAAAAACAGGGATTGGATGAACCGATCAATGCGCAAAACGAGAACGACCGTGCCTTTGCAGTGGAAGATCGGTTATGTGTACAGACAGACAGGGGACTGCCTTATGAGATTCCCAAAGGCCACTGGTTCTCGGGTTCCATGATTCCCGACTTTACAAATTCTGAGACAAGGCGCGTCTGGTTTTCAAAGCGCCAGTATCTGCTTGATATCGGCGTGGATGGATTTAAAACAGATGGCGGCGAATTTATATACCGCACAGATCTGCATTTCAAAGATGGGTCCACCGGTGCACAAATGAAAAACCGGTATTCCCAAAGCTATACAACTGCATATACAGAATTCCTTGGAGAAAATCATGTGCTATTTAGTCGTGCCGGATATACGGGGCAGCATACCACGCCCATACTTTGGGCAGGCGACCAGCAAAGCGAAAACAATGAACTGAAAAGTGTTTTGCGCGCAGGGCTATCTGCGGCCATGACGGGAGTCCCATTTTGGGGTTTTGACATTGCAGGCTTTTCGGGACCGATGCCCACACTTGATCTTTACCGCCGTGCTACACAGCTCGCCTGTTTCTGCCCGGTGATGCAGTGGCATTCCGAACCGGACGGCGGACAGTTCCGGGAACTGATGCCGTCGGCATCTGGAAATAATGAGCGCAGTCCATGGAACTTGGCAGTTGTATACAAATCACCGGATTTTATAGATGAAATGCGGTTTTGGCATAACTTGCGGATGAATCTGCTGCCATACCTATTCAGCACGGCACTTGACTGTGTACAGCAGAACCGCCCGATGATTCGTCCGCTGGCCTATGTTTTTCCCGACGAACAGGCAGCATCGGGAATCGAAGATGAATTTCTTCTTGGAGAAAGTCTTTTAGTGGCACCTCTATTGGAAGAAAACGCACAATGCCGCTCTGTATATCTGCCGAACGGTGTATGGTATAACTTGTTTACGAATGAAAAAAAATTAGGGGGACAAACAGTCAATGCTATTTGTCCCACGCACTCGTTGCCAGTATATTTACGCGCAGGACATGGCATCGCGTTAAATCTGGATGATTCACAGAAGTTAGGAAGCAGCGTTGGGAATGGAGTGGATTCTTATCACAATCTAAATTTTCTCCTTGCGGGTGAAACGGGTACCCTTCGCTTTCATGACGACCTTGGCAATGATTTCACGCTTACATGGAACGCATCAGGCTGGAAGAAATCCGGGCGCAGCATTTGCCCATTTACCGTTCGGATGATTGATTAA
- a CDS encoding carbohydrate ABC transporter permease produces the protein MMTDLIRKKRIAFKLLYYVCALLVAVVVCIPFFWMIVTSLKSRGDLMLLPVEWIPQNPTLDAYRKLFTIPNFGASIKNSFYIAIFGTVFRVLCAAMAAFALTKIKFHGRGVIFGLYITALMIPAQTTFIPLFIVMNKLNLLNNLNAFIFLQLFNAFAIFMLRQKMLTINDAYIEAATIDGASMWRVFFQVILPLCSGTLATLTILSFMDLWNDYLLPLVLLTDRANYTLPLILNSMQGQYSNQYNLMMAGSLVSIIPILIVYICAQKYFKEGLTVGGVKG, from the coding sequence ATGATGACTGATTTAATAAGAAAAAAACGGATAGCCTTTAAATTATTGTACTATGTATGTGCGTTATTGGTTGCTGTTGTGGTATGCATTCCATTTTTCTGGATGATCGTGACTTCTTTAAAAAGCAGAGGGGATCTGATGCTTTTACCAGTGGAATGGATCCCTCAAAACCCCACACTTGATGCATACCGTAAATTATTTACTATTCCGAATTTCGGGGCTTCAATTAAGAACAGCTTTTATATCGCGATATTTGGCACTGTATTTCGTGTGCTGTGCGCAGCTATGGCGGCTTTTGCTCTGACAAAAATCAAATTTCATGGAAGAGGAGTGATTTTTGGCCTGTATATTACCGCCTTGATGATTCCTGCGCAAACTACGTTTATTCCGTTGTTTATTGTAATGAATAAACTGAATCTGTTGAATAATCTCAATGCGTTTATATTTTTACAGCTATTTAACGCATTTGCGATTTTCATGTTGCGTCAAAAGATGTTGACTATCAACGATGCTTATATCGAAGCGGCAACGATTGACGGTGCCAGTATGTGGCGCGTATTTTTCCAAGTAATTCTTCCTTTGTGTTCCGGTACCCTGGCCACACTTACAATTCTGTCGTTTATGGATTTATGGAATGATTATTTACTGCCTCTGGTCCTTCTCACCGACCGTGCAAATTATACACTTCCTCTTATTTTAAATTCCATGCAGGGTCAGTACAGTAATCAGTATAATCTGATGATGGCAGGAAGCCTTGTTTCAATTATTCCGATTCTGATTGTGTATATCTGCGCGCAAAAATACTTTAAGGAAGGATTGACGGTCGGCGGTGTAAAAGGCTGA